The Fusarium poae strain DAOMC 252244 chromosome 2, whole genome shotgun sequence nucleotide sequence CCCTGCCAATGTTTCAGTTGATCTGCAGAACCGGCCATTTTTACTATTTCTGTCCTTGAAGCTATTTCCCAATCAAACCACTCAACATCTCGCGTTTCCGGCGCATATCGACATGTTGCTGGATACGCTAGACAAAGATAGGCAGTTCGACCTTGGTTTGACCCCCCGACTTTCATGTGTCAGGGATATTTTACCTTTAGTTTTTGAGATCAAACATTAGATCTTGAACCTTAAAGCTACTTTCTCTGTTACTTCTCGATCGAGGTGGGAATGACGCTTTGCAGTGTAAAGGAAACAAAGAATGAGGGTCCATCAGAGGGTGTCATTCGCATGCAGTAAGACAGGTTTACGGTGCAGTATTAATGGCACAGCAAACCTTAACGACCTATAAAATCATCGGCGTTTTATATTGTACCTATAGTCCAAAGCTTGGCCGTTAGCCTACATATGCAAGTCTACAGTTTGCCAAGTTTGCTCGCAAGTTACCTTTCTAGGTCTCCCATACCTTCATGCACAATATGAACACCTGACATAAACGGATTCATTCCTTGAATGTCTGTCCGATACTTTCGGCCGCATGATTGAGACTTTATGTACCCACATGTATGTTCTTGTTTCGCAGTCGCCCTGGTAATGTTGGTACCTGTCAAGTGAGTAGTAGAAAAGATGGCCTCCTCAGTCTTGGGGTATGAAAGTAAGTCGcctaagaactatagtcttAGGAGCATAAACAAACCTAacaatttcgtctcttatacttCCGGTATATCTCAGTTCTTTTCATGTGTCTGTCTAGGGAGTATGTTTTGTGCTGTTTTATCTGAAGGAAGTAGTCATGAGCGTCCGTCAAGTTAAATTGAATTGCTTAGATATATTTGCAATATCAAACAGAGCAGACAACGTACAACCTCTAACAACAATACAACCAAACGAAACTTACCACAAAATATTCACTTGAACGCTTTGACTAACCCCAGCGGCATATGAAAGAGAAGCAGATTATTTACTACAAAATGTATTGAACCCtaacatacctacctaagtACCTAGAGGTAGGTATTGTCGCCAAACCTTCGGCATTAGGTTGCTTTAGGGTATCCTGATGACTAAGCACGCACACACAATACAGAGGCCGAGCATTTCCCGCCTCCTCCGAAAAATTCTTCCTTCTCCGTGATCTTGTCAAAACACCCACACAAAGCAAAGTGCCTGTTCAGTCATCGGGGCCGAgttcttcctcttccgtCGAGGCGTCGCATTTATTCAGTTCCGAGATCCCAGAACAAGAAGTCGTGTAAGTcgtcaagaccaagacataGTTTCCTTTTCCCATCTTACAGCACGAACGCAATCTTGTTGTCGCGCTTGTTGTCAGCTTCACATTGGACTGATCGTCGCCATCGTGTCGAACTGCTGCTAACAATGCCTTCGTTCAGTGATATCTTTGCGCGTCGCGCAGGACTCCTTGGTGGACGCGTCTATATTGCGTATCCAGACTAGAATCATTGAGGCATTGCTCTAATTTCTTAATACCAGGCGCATATTGCCATCCTGAGTGACGATTTAATACCCCGCAAGTCCCAGTCGAGTACTATTCGTGTACTCAGACGAACATAATTATGGCCACAAAAATGGAACCTGATACCGATGGCAACATCACATATCCTTCTCCAGGAGCCGAGGCAATGGAATCCGGTCCTTTTTACAACACTGCCGGTCGAGATGGCGcccaagaacatcaagagaGGATCGATGGTATCGCAGCGCATCATGGCCACCACGAACAGTCCGAACATCAAGTCCCCGAACAAGTCCAACATGTACAAGTCCAGGACCATGATCAAAGTGAACTTCAACAGCCAGAAACAGAAGCTCCCCAACAGCACGTCTCTCGTCCCCCCAACCTAGAGGAACTTCAGTTGGCAGCACAGCTGGGTCAAGGACTGGCAGGAACACCCATGATGCCTGCCACGGATCCCAACATGAATGTTGAGGACCCCAATCTGCGAAACATCATGCCTCACCCTGAACCTGACCAGCAGCAAACACCATCATATGTTCACGATACTCCTACGAGCGATCCCATGGTATCTCATGCCATGTCTGTCTCTGTTGGGCCACCTATGGCTCCTCAATATCCGCTCGACAACAGCATCCCTCCAAGGAAGAGGTCAAAGGTTTCAAGAGCCTGCGATGAATGCCGGAGGAAGAAGATAAAGTGTGACGCCCAGACCGACACTGGCGATGCGCCCTGCTCAAGCTGTGCAAGGTCCTCTATCAGATGTTTGTTCAGCCGTGTACCTCAAAAACGAGGTCCGAGTAAGGGGTACGTATATTTTTGTATCGATTGTAAAACAAAATAACTGACGTATCGCAGATATATCAAGGAGCTGGCAGACCGTATTCACAGCATTGAGAACAAACTCGAATCAGATGGAGGCCTCAGCCAAGACGACATCGACAGACTCTTCGTCACGGATAGGCCACGGCCGAGTCAGAGCGATGAGTCGGCTCGCAAACGACCATTCTCCAGTATTTCAACAAACGAATTTACTACTCCTTCGCGACAGACTCCATGGGGATCTGAGCATAGAATCCAGGCCTCCCCAGAAACACCTGAAGCATACACATCCTATGACAATAGCTCATTAGTACCACAACCTGCACCTCTCCTCAAGCCTGAAAGCGCGTCTGCCAAACCGCCTGTGGCTCCTATGGACGTTTCTATGCCCGATGCACACGAAGAGGTAGACATCGATGAAGGCATGCTGCACAGGTTAGTGATTTTTGACATACTGTGTTTTCTGTAGCTAATCATCTCTCAGTTATTTGTCCAGCTTTCAACCTGTCTATCCGATATTGCCTAGTACGAAGGAGCGGATGCAGGCACTGCTCGCGCAATGCCCAGTGTTTCTTCAGAACGCATTTGCGAACGCCCTCTCTGCTGTCGTGGGATCTGGTGGCGACACAAAACTTGCCAACTGGCTCCTCTCTGAATGGGAGAGCGACGAGAGCACTGCTTCACGGACTGTTACACGGGCCGCACACATTGTTCACGGGCAAAGCTTGCTATTGCTTGTGATTGATGCCGACTTACGATCACTGCCCACCTTGCCCTTCCTTCTGACACGTGCTATCGCCCTGGCCAGCTCAGTAAGGCTTTGGAGGTACACTCCCATGGAGTCGCTCGTCGAGCCAGATTCAGATGATGCACTGTCTGTGCAGATATGGTGGTCGTTAATTCTGATGGATCGCTGGTACGCCGTTGGCACAGGAAAATTGCTTCTCATACCAGAACGCAGCGTGGTGGCTCCTCCTGGTCTGGAGAATATACTGGGAGAGGTGTGTTTCTACCTCGTTCGTAAGTGACATCTCAACCCTCCTGATCAAGCAGCAATAGTTAACCAATTCCCAGGACTTTCGAAGTTGCTTGGTCGCCTCTGGCATGCCATTTCAACACTGCAGCCCGGAGCCTCAACAACCGAGGAAATCACGGCTCAAATTCTCTCAGATTACATCGAGAATTATCGAGAAGATCTGCCCGCGCACATTGAACCCGCATCGCACCCAATGGTCCATATGGCATACTGGCACTGCAGACTCCTCGTAATACTGCTTACCCCAGGAGCTACTCCATCAGAAACGATGTGGCCTACTAAGGAACTCATCAATCTTCTTTTCGCTAATAACCATTTGCGGCGCGGCCCGCTTATCAACCACTTTGTAGCGCTTGTTTCCATGTCTCTAACAAAGCTGATCAAGCTGGACCAGTCACGAGAAGAAGCGACGCAACTGATCAAGGACATCATAGAGAAACCTGTTGCGGTATGGGACGGTGTTCGTGAGAAGCTCACAGAAAAACTGCGACCAGCTTCCTCAGTGGAAGCAACCGCGAGTCAGGGACTCCAGCACCTGGCAGACCTGGCCACAGCCCACGAAGGCGATGACATTCCTTTTGGTCCATCGTTGGCATTAGGATATTTGGAGATGGCTTAGTAGGTTTTGTCTCCTCGGGGATAGAAATTGACCTCCAAGCTTAGGGGTTTAAAGAGCATACATTTACTTTTTAGTTTTGCTTCTTTTGCTCTCTATGGTCaatttttttaatacccCGAGAACTGTAAACCAACAATTGGAAGATGGTGTAAGGGGGCCATAATACAATGGGAAGGCCTGTGTCTGGGTTGTtttggaagaagaagacttgTACTATTAGTATTCCCGGTTTGACACTTGTTAAACTCGGGTTCATGAAAATGGGGATTGATGACGAAGAATAATACATGACGCCAAAGCTCGCACTGTGAATGATGGCGTCAAGTTTTGTTGAGATGCTATTATGGGGATGCTCAATTTGTATCAAATAAGATTATCTTGCCTAACTATCCTATCAAACGGTCTTTTTACCGAAAATTCATTTCACCTGCAGCAAAAGGCTTCAAACAGAGTTTAGATATTCAGTTGATCCATCTGTTAGTGTTGGAATAAAAGTCAAATCTTGCATATCTCAAGCTGTGCCTGATCGACACGTACGTCgtctactactactacttcTACCTCCGAGGATCGGGGAGAGACGCGACGAGTAATGACGGGATTGGATTTACGTAACTTGCCCTTATCgaataaaagcctttttttttcagCTTTAGACTAGTCTGGTTATTAGTGATTGATTGGTGTGTCTGTGAATCTGTCGGTCAGCCGGTAGTTAAAAGACGATGGACGATTAGTACTGGAACGGTTTCTACTAGCGGCTTGGATGaacttttttcttcctctgAGACTACCGGGCCAGTTGTCATCGAGACCTACGCGTACCTGACTGAACTGGTATTAAGAAGCCGCACAGAAGCTTCCTAAGCTTGATATACGCCCCCCTCCCTCCAACTGCATGTCAGGGTTAGGTAAAAAATAGACCAGGCCAGGCCCTGCATTACTGAACTGATGCCGGACCGGGACCCAGTGATGGATGTATGCACAgcacgaaaaaaaaaagcaaaaaaggTTGTATGCATCTCCTAGCCTAATGGACAAAGCAAACATAGACATGCATGCATGTTGAAGAATCTTCGTTGGACGTGGTGGGGCTGTTCAACACTCATCGTGATGATACTCCGAGCCGAACTGTGTGTACTTCAAAGGGCGTCGATTGGTATTCTCTAGGAGAGGAAGAATCAGTAAAATCGCAAT carries:
- a CDS encoding hypothetical protein (BUSCO:12325at5125), giving the protein MEPDTDGNITYPSPGAEAMESGPFYNTAGRDGAQEHQERIDGIAAHHGHHEQSEHQVPEQVQHVQVQDHDQSELQQPETEAPQQHVSRPPNLEELQLAAQLGQGLAGTPMMPATDPNMNVEDPNLRNIMPHPEPDQQQTPSYVHDTPTSDPMVSHAMSVSVGPPMAPQYPLDNSIPPRKRSKVSRACDECRRKKIKCDAQTDTGDAPCSSCARSSIRCLFSRVPQKRGPSKGYIKELADRIHSIENKLESDGGLSQDDIDRLFVTDRPRPSQSDESARKRPFSSISTNEFTTPSRQTPWGSEHRIQASPETPEAYTSYDNSSLVPQPAPLLKPESASAKPPVAPMDVSMPDAHEEVDIDEGMLHSYLSSFQPVYPILPSTKERMQALLAQCPVFLQNAFANALSAVVGSGGDTKLANWLLSEWESDESTASRTVTRAAHIVHGQSLLLLVIDADLRSLPTLPFLLTRAIALASSVRLWRYTPMESLVEPDSDDALSVQIWWSLILMDRWYAVGTGKLLLIPERSVVAPPGLENILGEVCFYLVRLSKLLGRLWHAISTLQPGASTTEEITAQILSDYIENYREDLPAHIEPASHPMVHMAYWHCRLLVILLTPGATPSETMWPTKELINLLFANNHLRRGPLINHFVALVSMSLTKLIKLDQSREEATQLIKDIIEKPVAVWDGVREKLTEKLRPASSVEATASQGLQHLADLATAHEGDDIPFGPSLALGYLEMA